From the Chryseobacterium fluminis genome, the window GGTTAGCAGGATCCTGGTAATGGATGCTGTAATAATAAATATCCGTTGTGTTCACGGTCTGCGGAGTCAAAATTGCATTATTCCCGGAGATAGCATCATTCTGAGAAGTATGGTAGCTCACCAGGAAATTAGCATTTCCGTTGACGATCCCACTGGTCAGTGAGCTGAAATCGAAAACTGCAGGGCTTGTACACACAATTACCTCTCTCGGATCAGCAGGGTTGGCCGCTGGCTGTCCCGGCGGAACGAAAGGATGAGGAGTAAGGTTCGGGTCATTAAACGGGGATGCCAGGGTAGCCGTTCCTCCCCAGGTTAATGAAAATCCGTTTGTATTTCCGGAATAGTTATTAACTAATAGATAATACGTCTCTCCGGGTAAAACATCGAGGTATTTGGCCCAGCCATCAGCATTAGAGCCGGGCTGCCCAAAATAATCATAAGGATCGGTAGAGGTTAAATTTAATCCTGTTGCACCGGCAGTATAAGGCGTTGAACATCTCACGGTATTCCCTTTGTTGTTACAGTCCACATTAGGGCCCCAGACGTAAAAGTCGTAATCTGCGGCAGTGGTTTGTAAAGGTGTAATCGCAAAGGTCAGTGTTCCGGCAGTAGCAATCGTAAATTTATACCATACCGAATAATCTTCCAGGTAAGAACCGCAATTGGCTTCAGGGAGTTCCTGAATACCATGACCGGAAGGCGTGTATGAGAAACCTGAGTTTCCACAGACAGCCAAAGCTGTTGCGCAATCTTCCTGCGCGGAAATTATCTGAAAAAACGAGATCAGAAAAATGAGTAGAGTTTTTTTCATGAAGGGGGAATTTTATAAAGCAAATATAAAAAATTATTAATCTGTAATTAAAGTTTTTGCTATATATTTAAAGAATAACGCAGATTCATTCCTAATATTGCATTTTTCTTAATTTAGAATTTGTAGTTCCTACCAATAATGCGATAAGCACGGTCATGCTTCCCCCGAAAATAACGGAACGGACGACTCCTAAAATCTTGGCACTCAGTCCGCTCTCAAACTGTCCCATCTCGTTACTGGACATGATGAAAATAGAATTTACACTTAAAACCCGGCCTCGGATATGATCCGGAGTCTTCAGCTGTACAATGGTTCCTCTGATGACCACCGAAATGCCATCGAGCATACCACTAAACACCAGGAACATGAAAGAAATCCAGTAGATTCTCGACAGTCCGAATCCGATGATGCAAAGTCCGAATCCGGTAACCACGGCCAGTAATATTTTACCCTGATTTTTTCTCAGCGGAACCAGAGATAGAATGGTAATAATGCACATCGACCCAATGTCTGACGCAGCGTTCAGTAAGCCGAAACCTTCAGCGCCCACTTTTAAAATGTCAGTGGCAAACACCGGAATCATGGCCACTGCCCCTCCGAATAAAACCGCGAACATGTCCAGACACAAGGCTCCCAGTATTTCTTTGGTCTTAAAAATATAGGCGATACCTTCTTTCATACTCTCCATGACATTCACGGTCTCTTTTTTGTGTTCAGAATACTGTTTATTCAGTTGCCAGAAAAATAAAGAAGCTATGGATATTAATGATATGATCACCACCAGGGTCCACTGTACCCCGAAATACCCGATCAGAAATCCTCCGACCGCATGCCCGCAAACCGAGGAAATAAGAAAAGTAGCCTGGTTTAAAGTAACTGCATTGGGGAGATTTTCCTTTTTGACGATCTTCGGAATCATGGAAGGTACAATCGGCCCGATAAAAGCCCTGGCTATTCCGGTAAAGAAGATCACTCCATAAATATAGTATGTAATCTGGTGGCCCGTAAAGTGCATTTCAACGTTCAGAAAAGCAGGAATTAACAACAGTCCGATGAGAAATACATAGGCGTAATTGCAGATCAGCAACAGTCTTTTCTTCTCGTTCATATCGATAACATGCCCTGCGTATAAGGCGCAGCTTACTGCAGGAATCACTTCTGAAAGTCCGATAAGTCCGATAGAAAAAGGGTCTTTTGTTAACTGGTATACCCACCATCCCAATAAAGTAGCAAGCATTCTGAAGGCTAAAACCATAAAGAACCTTCCTGTAAGAAGATTCCTGAATTCGACATTTTGCAATGTCTGTAACGGGGTGAACGAAATCATGCACAAAAATAGCCCTAAATATTGAGTTAAGGCTATGTATATGTCGGTTTTTTAAATGATAAATCAAATAAAATGTAAAAGATAAAATCTATTTTAGTCTGCTCTGGATGAGCTTAATACAAGGGCTGCCACTCCTGCAGCTCCTATGACCACTGCTCCGGCAGTAATCCCGGCTTTTCTGCTGTCTTTTACTGCTGCCACGTTGGATTTCGGAATGATCACCACTGTACTGTCTTTTTTTCCGGCTGTACCGATAATGTTATCACCATCTACGTTACGGAATAACATTTTTTGTTTTGGAGAACCGTCTTTCATCGTAACAACATATTTTTTTCCGGCTTCCAGATTCGAATAGTTATTCTTCGAAATGTCTTCAGAATATTTTGTCGTTGCACAAGAGGAAATAACAAATAAAGATGTAAGTAATGATGATTTTAAAAGTACAGATGCTTTCATTATTATTTTTTAATTTCTCAAATGTATAATTTTTTTTGAATATATGTTTTCGGAATTGAAAAAATGTATTTATTTTTTGTAAATTTCCAACAAATCGGCAATTTTTCTGTCATTGGCCAGTCGCGGTGTTTTGTTTTGTCCCCCGAGCTTACCCTGGGATTTTGCATATTCATGAAAGGCCCCTTTTTTCAATACGGTAAGATGAAGCTTTTGAAGAATACTGCCGGTTATCAGATCATCGTAATACGTATTTCGTTTTCTGAGCTGATCGTCAAGTTCGCTTTTAAATACATTTAAATTTTCAGGTTCCTTTTCGAACTCGATGAACCATTCATGATAGGGAAGTCCTTCATCAGGATTTACCTGCGGTGCAAGGTGGAATTCTGTAATCTGGGCGGGATATTTTTCCACAGTAGATTTCATAGCTTCTTCCACTTCGAAAGCGATAACGTGCTCGCCAAAAGCAGAAGTAAAATGTTTGGTCCGTCCACTCACCAGAATCCGGTAGGGTGTCTTATCGGTAAACCTGACAACATCCCCGATAGAATAAGCCCATAACCCTGAATTTGTCGTTAAGATCAAAGCATAATCTTTATTCAGTTCAACATCTTTCAAGGTCAGTCTTCTGGCATCAGGCCTGCCATAATCTTCCAATGGAATAAATTCGTAAAAAATGCCGTGATTGGTAAGAAGCAGAAGACCTTCTCTGGTGTAGTCGTCCTGAAAGGCAAAAAAGCCCTCGGAAGCAGGAAAAGTCTGCACGATATCCACTTTCCCACCCAGAAGTTCTTCCATTTTATCGCGGTAAGGTTCGTAATTGACGCCTCCGGTTACAATAAGCTGAAGATCGGGAAATATCTGCTTTATTTTTTTGCCGTGTTTCTCAGTCAGCTTCTCAAAATACATGATGAGCCACGGTGGAATTCCCGAAATCAAAGTCATGTTTTCGTTTTCAGTTTCTTCCACTATTTTATCTACCTTGGCCTCCCAGTCATCCATCATATTGGTTTCCCAGCTGGGAAGACGGTTTTTCTGCAGATAATTGGGGATATGGTGCGCTACGATTCCGGAGAGTCTTCCTGTTTTGATGCCGAAAACCTCCTCCAGCTCCGGACTTCCCTGTAAAAAGATCATCTTCCCGTTTACAAAATCTGCATTTTGTTTTTTGGCAATATAATGGAAAAGGGCACTTTGAGCTCCTTTGATCTGGTAAGGCATTCCTTCTTTGGAGATCGGAATATATTTTGCGCCTGAAGTGGTTCCTGATGTTTTGGCAAAATACTCCGGTGTCGAGGTCCACAGAATATTGGCCTGTCCTTTTTTTACTTTTTCAATATAAGGCTTCAGGTCCTCATAATCGGAAACTTTTACCCTGTCCTGAAAATCTTTTACGGTTCTGATATTCTCAAAATCATGCTCTCTTCCAAAAAGGGTTTTCTGAGCTGTATTTACCAGAGCAAACAACAGTTCTTCTTGGTTCTTCTCAGAATTTTTCTTGAA encodes:
- a CDS encoding MFS transporter, with the translated sequence MISFTPLQTLQNVEFRNLLTGRFFMVLAFRMLATLLGWWVYQLTKDPFSIGLIGLSEVIPAVSCALYAGHVIDMNEKKRLLLICNYAYVFLIGLLLIPAFLNVEMHFTGHQITYYIYGVIFFTGIARAFIGPIVPSMIPKIVKKENLPNAVTLNQATFLISSVCGHAVGGFLIGYFGVQWTLVVIISLISIASLFFWQLNKQYSEHKKETVNVMESMKEGIAYIFKTKEILGALCLDMFAVLFGGAVAMIPVFATDILKVGAEGFGLLNAASDIGSMCIITILSLVPLRKNQGKILLAVVTGFGLCIIGFGLSRIYWISFMFLVFSGMLDGISVVIRGTIVQLKTPDHIRGRVLSVNSIFIMSSNEMGQFESGLSAKILGVVRSVIFGGSMTVLIALLVGTTNSKLRKMQY
- a CDS encoding GH3 auxin-responsive promoter family protein gives rise to the protein MLNFLKKKAALIWAKKHVQKAEEFKKNSEKNQEELLFALVNTAQKTLFGREHDFENIRTVKDFQDRVKVSDYEDLKPYIEKVKKGQANILWTSTPEYFAKTSGTTSGAKYIPISKEGMPYQIKGAQSALFHYIAKKQNADFVNGKMIFLQGSPELEEVFGIKTGRLSGIVAHHIPNYLQKNRLPSWETNMMDDWEAKVDKIVEETENENMTLISGIPPWLIMYFEKLTEKHGKKIKQIFPDLQLIVTGGVNYEPYRDKMEELLGGKVDIVQTFPASEGFFAFQDDYTREGLLLLTNHGIFYEFIPLEDYGRPDARRLTLKDVELNKDYALILTTNSGLWAYSIGDVVRFTDKTPYRILVSGRTKHFTSAFGEHVIAFEVEEAMKSTVEKYPAQITEFHLAPQVNPDEGLPYHEWFIEFEKEPENLNVFKSELDDQLRKRNTYYDDLITGSILQKLHLTVLKKGAFHEYAKSQGKLGGQNKTPRLANDRKIADLLEIYKK